GCGAAGAATTGTGCCCAATTTTTGTGCCAGCGATTTGGTTGAACTGTGTTGCCAATAAAATTGTCACTATCAAAACCAAACTCTTTTTGGTCTCCCCATTGGTGAAGGTTGGCAAGTTGCTTACCAAATTCTTCACTGCATTGAAGATCTGAAAGTGGGCGGGTAGGAAGGTAGTTTAGGATAAGAAAAGAGCTGTCTTTAGTTGTACCGAAGTGAACTAATTCAGGTACCGAAACCGTACCTGTACTGCGTAACTCCGCAAGAGAATCAACCTCAGCTAAGTAATTTTCGAGGAAGTCCTTATGATTAATTTTGACAAAGTAACGTTGTTCGCCGTCACTTATCATAAAGCTTTCGCTGATTTCACCAGCACTAATCCGAGTTTTTTCTTCAATCTTAAACTCGAACATTAATACATCGGAAAGTTGTTGTGATATTGCTTGCCACATCAAAACACCCTCGAAATTGTGATTACTTAATTATTTTAAGTGTAGATGATATTTACACTTAAAATATGATCTCCTTCTCATAATATACGACGTATTTGCCAATAGGCATCGGCCCAATATGGGGAATCCAGTCGAGATATCATCACCCCGTGAGAAGTGGAGGCGTGCATAAAGCTATTATCGCCCACATAGATACCAACGTGTCTCACTCCATAGCCAGTTTTAAAGAAAACCAGATCACCGAATTGACGCTGTTCATAGCTTATCCATACACCAACATTGCTCTGAGTCTTAGTTGTCCTTGGGATAGGATGATGGAATACTTCATTGAACGCAATTTGAACAAATGCGGAGCAATCAACGCCTTTTTTAGATTGTCCACCTAAGCGAAACGGCGTGTTATGCCAGGTTTGATAAAATAGATAAAGTTGATCTTTATGCGCAGCTTTTACGGCATTTAGCTGCATCATGTTGACTTTTGCGGCTGGATTTTCCGTTGGACCAGATACGCATCCTGCAAGGAGTATGCTAAATAATAGCAACATAGTCGATTTCATTAATGTTTCCTAAAAGGTTGAGTGAGTAGCTTATCTAAACGTTGCTCGTTAGGATGACGAAACTGTGCTATTCCAATGCGCATCTTTCCATGTCCATGTTTAGGCTGTGCGATATAGGAATTAAATAAGCGATCCCAAATAGATAAGCAGAAACCATAGTTTGA
Above is a genomic segment from Vibrio gallicus containing:
- a CDS encoding NlpC/P60 family protein, coding for MKSTMLLLFSILLAGCVSGPTENPAAKVNMMQLNAVKAAHKDQLYLFYQTWHNTPFRLGGQSKKGVDCSAFVQIAFNEVFHHPIPRTTKTQSNVGVWISYEQRQFGDLVFFKTGYGVRHVGIYVGDNSFMHASTSHGVMISRLDSPYWADAYWQIRRIL
- a CDS encoding fructosamine kinase family protein — its product is MWQAISQQLSDVLMFEFKIEEKTRISAGEISESFMISDGEQRYFVKINHKDFLENYLAEVDSLAELRSTGTVSVPELVHFGTTKDSSFLILNYLPTRPLSDLQCSEEFGKQLANLHQWGDQKEFGFDSDNFIGNTVQPNRWHKNWAQFFAEQRIGWQLQLLKEKGIEFGNITQIIDNTKDSLSGHRPKPALLHGNLWQANCALSPFGPICYDPACYWGDRECDIAMTELFGGFSAEFYEGYQSVYPLPKGYQQRKAIYNLYHILNQCNVFGGHYLPDAQIQIDNLNSLYV